Proteins found in one Thalassomonas actiniarum genomic segment:
- a CDS encoding PKD domain-containing protein, translated as MDTCNTYPKFQADQVLTADQLNDLFGYLDLQSRWTRKCFAGAGIAHGFQMQTKADFTGISLSPGYGLTTLGYLVKHPGADYSHYTAYTDPVKYAFFNTSEQGQPEQQVPLWQLLTSEEKDNDNLEHKALNKDFLQDKVALAYLEAEDEDLDTCTGSDCNEKGSKINLCVRILLVAKDQLDTLNQKLKSEKTSLLYQMLQQKYQLPALKIGRLHWLGDSNHLLELEDIVKSYAFLIQQGPLQEIPEAFRQAYEVYAPLLSEDYQANPFADWQPKPWSQQANYPQGVQYYYDHIKDLILAYEEFINLAFEVFSVACLPDTGFAKHLMLGQVDVATQCKPSPYRHYFIRASLPQEPVAGGKIHRVKFLFQRLVLLSRAFKVPQTGDNKITIKITPSKEKQTPLGKRSLPYYYDLQSYPQLKSFWDFDLASQCRSHQVLSYWDNLSTPICVAELPFKDSPFTGRVNIRSLTDIQSLLKERLLTDTISLADIGALSELKAELALTPEVSAKLSDVALSPEHPEVFFEGTAKELTEDLPKTLLKSYDLSTGPKAKISESFSLGRFITPVTGFDPRPFPGIDPSPFPGFDPRPFPGPFPGPFPGPITGPDPRPNPFPLPLPKPSPKPLPQPFPWPKPIPAPKPTPEPKPGPKPAPTPIPAPKYLLLKTLKDKFPTADALIAHHYPLDVDQNEFPFYRIEGHLGEKYSDAFDRISQWIKCYNLPIKLMALKVGSNYQDITPGLGCQFDDIELVYSALTHKLNCEYNKLKELVANIEFDTPKETTEISEVTKVKGKFIDGKTNLPLSRVHYAIKELNIHGTTNNEGEMEITNLPPGSYQVETYIDDYGSKYFPITVQDKKTLSLASIPLYQDALLDEKQLVYRQKVAESEILNKAKEYAEKTELYSSPFDTRITSFSDSADFRAKSDLFKSPGYDLSYDPSLFSSRNITLDLSQPALTEKAAFFEKRDLDKIEFDKIEFEHTLLDKAGPESVSLEKSLFEQPSFRINTAKALATPSPYKIDSLIKKIKFDPVTDSSLLTKHYLYKNFANLNIREDTEIFEKVSQPVDITTSLDLLLKELAKPLAKFEQEKFTNAYQMLLTRLDMFEQVIGKYEDYIPSADRPALLRYFNLIRDQGCFQQFKGLLDNYNARKLKIQQRLLLSVYSEHNCGMSHVGGCWAGGTFFLVYDDDNTVVLDFALPYICCSDCPPINLCSTEPVLFKLPLEYFCKNDKRKFKFITSPPGGEVVGPGVSKEVTTGDFYFTPDLADIDEGEVKFSYLLNNTIYEFSALLAQIKAAISYKIIQVSEDPKSAEIKFTATPQEASEYLWDFGDGNSSNKANPVHTFDLTETSAFTVNLTVTKEPCVGKASHELTFEICNANFTVKEVARSLDKIRYAFTHPQAANTRSWQLDEDIVVENLETVEHDYELADTQREVTVILSIAQDTCSDSKSQTITIPARREVSIFIDRLFLCHQDVHEPITFDPPGGTPRGNGLVLIDGDYHFYPGHPDVLIGANEISYEYQGKTVSVMVTVDAITQEFTAIISQIDADNAKAKVQFKAPPGMDSYAYKLGDGTVSDQAIVDHVYDISAQTEFDVELQLIKGACEVTQTKKMLLSPCSAEFTYRVLEDSTSTGEKIILEYTMLATGGKEYQLTDELGSIKSNGRVFKRTYPLGELPREIPVTMKLDKPPCLATFTQMVAIPAFQPLLVDLDVTEFVWCDKQAYRIKTNVSGGKASGPGVREDSEGFTFTPALANTGGEVTISYLLGDRVKNLTVKLIKPQASFGVISIDKVDNGLYDVKLVNNSKDHNSAKWLFSPGGSSTNNEEVMVFQLQEVESGQAVKATLTVAWDGKCANSMEKVFHVPFDIIRIDTDTPLDTLNNLRINEPFVKVIPESSGLTEKTMSTVNLVKEDFTSGLKAETYVSGKRNPELSETLDPLLKSTQTQLMKVAVNENPEMAQLGYPLMLTQVNLVLDLVTVMSDDLKAEDPMNNTLKQIGSSLGTLMETGIELNKDNVLSDKLIQVRKENAAKPNVLAAITKIESLMG; from the coding sequence ATGGACACGTGCAACACCTATCCAAAATTTCAGGCAGACCAAGTGCTGACAGCAGATCAGTTAAATGATCTGTTCGGTTATTTAGACTTGCAAAGCCGCTGGACCAGGAAATGTTTTGCCGGTGCGGGTATTGCCCATGGTTTCCAGATGCAAACAAAGGCAGATTTTACCGGCATCAGTCTAAGCCCGGGTTATGGCCTGACCACCTTAGGATACCTGGTTAAACATCCCGGCGCCGATTATAGCCACTACACCGCCTATACCGACCCGGTAAAATATGCCTTTTTCAACACCAGTGAACAAGGACAGCCGGAGCAGCAGGTGCCGCTGTGGCAACTACTGACATCCGAAGAAAAAGACAACGACAACTTAGAGCACAAGGCGCTCAATAAAGACTTCCTCCAAGACAAAGTGGCCCTGGCTTATCTGGAAGCAGAAGATGAAGATCTCGATACCTGTACCGGCAGCGACTGTAATGAGAAAGGTTCGAAAATAAACCTGTGTGTCCGAATCTTACTGGTAGCCAAAGATCAGCTCGATACCCTCAACCAAAAGCTGAAATCTGAAAAAACCAGCCTGCTCTACCAAATGCTGCAACAAAAATATCAGCTGCCGGCCTTAAAAATAGGCCGTTTGCACTGGCTCGGCGACAGCAATCACCTGCTGGAGCTCGAAGATATTGTCAAATCTTACGCCTTCCTTATCCAGCAAGGCCCGCTGCAGGAAATTCCCGAGGCCTTCCGGCAAGCTTATGAGGTTTACGCGCCGCTACTCAGTGAAGATTACCAGGCCAACCCCTTTGCCGACTGGCAGCCGAAACCCTGGAGCCAGCAGGCAAATTATCCCCAGGGGGTCCAATATTATTACGATCATATTAAAGATTTGATCCTCGCCTATGAGGAGTTTATCAACCTTGCCTTTGAGGTGTTCTCCGTTGCCTGCCTGCCCGATACCGGCTTTGCCAAACACCTGATGCTGGGACAAGTTGATGTGGCAACCCAATGTAAGCCATCCCCTTACCGCCACTACTTTATCCGCGCCAGCCTGCCACAAGAGCCGGTCGCCGGCGGGAAAATTCACCGGGTGAAGTTTTTATTCCAGCGTCTGGTGCTGCTGAGCAGGGCTTTTAAGGTGCCGCAAACCGGCGACAATAAAATCACTATAAAAATCACGCCAAGCAAAGAAAAACAAACCCCTTTGGGTAAACGCAGCCTGCCCTATTATTACGATTTGCAAAGCTATCCCCAGCTGAAAAGTTTCTGGGATTTTGACCTTGCCAGCCAGTGCCGCTCGCACCAGGTATTAAGCTACTGGGACAACCTGAGTACGCCGATATGTGTCGCCGAACTTCCTTTTAAAGACAGTCCCTTTACCGGCAGGGTCAATATCAGGTCATTGACGGATATCCAATCCCTGCTTAAGGAAAGGCTACTGACAGATACTATATCCCTGGCAGATATTGGCGCCCTGAGCGAACTTAAGGCAGAACTTGCCTTGACGCCTGAAGTGAGCGCAAAATTATCGGATGTAGCATTGTCCCCTGAACATCCCGAAGTCTTCTTTGAAGGTACAGCTAAAGAGCTGACGGAAGATTTGCCGAAAACCTTGCTCAAATCCTATGACCTCAGTACCGGGCCGAAAGCTAAAATCTCAGAGTCCTTCTCCCTCGGCCGTTTTATCACCCCTGTTACCGGATTTGATCCCAGACCGTTTCCCGGCATAGACCCAAGCCCTTTTCCGGGGTTCGATCCCAGACCCTTCCCGGGCCCCTTTCCCGGGCCATTTCCCGGACCGATCACCGGCCCGGACCCCAGACCTAATCCGTTTCCGCTGCCGTTACCTAAGCCCAGCCCGAAACCGCTGCCACAGCCGTTCCCCTGGCCTAAACCTATACCGGCTCCTAAACCAACTCCGGAGCCTAAGCCCGGACCCAAACCTGCGCCGACCCCGATACCGGCGCCTAAGTATCTGCTGCTAAAAACCCTCAAAGATAAGTTTCCCACGGCAGATGCGCTTATTGCCCATCATTATCCGCTGGATGTGGATCAGAACGAGTTTCCCTTTTACCGTATCGAGGGCCATCTAGGAGAGAAATACTCGGATGCCTTTGACCGTATCAGCCAGTGGATCAAATGTTATAACCTGCCGATCAAGTTGATGGCGCTTAAAGTTGGCAGCAATTATCAGGATATTACCCCAGGTTTAGGTTGCCAGTTCGATGATATCGAGCTGGTGTACAGCGCACTGACGCATAAGCTGAACTGCGAATACAACAAACTCAAGGAGCTGGTCGCCAATATCGAATTCGATACCCCCAAGGAAACCACAGAAATCAGTGAGGTGACCAAAGTTAAGGGTAAATTTATCGACGGCAAAACCAACTTGCCCCTTAGCCGGGTACATTACGCCATCAAAGAGCTCAATATTCACGGCACAACCAATAACGAAGGGGAAATGGAAATCACCAATTTGCCCCCGGGCTCATACCAGGTGGAAACCTATATTGATGATTACGGCTCCAAGTATTTCCCGATCACGGTACAAGATAAAAAAACCTTATCCCTGGCCAGTATTCCCTTGTATCAGGATGCCCTGCTCGATGAAAAACAACTGGTTTATCGCCAAAAAGTCGCCGAGAGTGAAATTTTAAACAAGGCCAAAGAATATGCAGAAAAAACGGAGCTTTATAGCAGCCCATTTGACACCCGAATAACCAGCTTCAGCGACAGTGCAGATTTTCGAGCGAAATCAGATCTCTTTAAAAGTCCGGGCTATGATCTCAGTTATGATCCGTCACTCTTTTCCAGCCGAAATATTACCCTGGATCTGTCGCAACCTGCCTTGACAGAAAAGGCGGCTTTTTTTGAGAAAAGGGATCTTGATAAAATTGAATTCGATAAAATAGAGTTTGAGCACACACTGCTTGATAAAGCCGGGCCAGAAAGCGTCTCCCTGGAAAAGTCCCTGTTTGAGCAACCAAGTTTTAGAATAAACACCGCCAAGGCGCTGGCAACCCCGTCCCCTTATAAGATAGATTCGCTGATCAAAAAAATTAAATTTGATCCGGTCACCGACAGCTCATTATTAACCAAACATTATCTTTATAAGAATTTCGCCAATCTCAATATCCGCGAAGATACCGAGATTTTCGAAAAAGTGAGTCAGCCGGTAGATATCACTACCAGCTTAGATCTGCTGCTCAAAGAGCTGGCAAAACCCCTGGCGAAGTTTGAACAGGAAAAATTTACCAATGCCTACCAGATGCTGCTGACCCGGCTGGATATGTTTGAACAGGTCATCGGCAAATATGAAGATTATATTCCATCAGCAGACAGGCCTGCACTGCTGCGTTATTTCAATCTGATACGCGACCAGGGCTGTTTCCAGCAGTTTAAGGGCCTGCTCGATAACTACAACGCCCGCAAGTTGAAAATTCAGCAAAGATTATTGCTGTCGGTATACTCAGAGCACAATTGCGGCATGTCCCACGTCGGTGGCTGCTGGGCCGGCGGTACCTTCTTCCTGGTATATGATGATGACAATACCGTGGTGCTGGACTTTGCCCTGCCCTATATCTGTTGCTCCGACTGTCCGCCGATTAACCTGTGCAGTACAGAGCCGGTATTGTTTAAATTGCCGCTGGAATATTTCTGCAAAAACGATAAGCGTAAATTTAAATTTATCACCAGCCCTCCGGGGGGCGAAGTCGTCGGTCCCGGGGTAAGCAAAGAAGTCACCACAGGCGATTTTTATTTTACCCCCGACTTAGCCGACATAGACGAAGGGGAAGTCAAATTCAGTTATCTGCTCAATAACACCATCTATGAATTTTCTGCGCTACTGGCGCAAATTAAGGCAGCCATCAGTTATAAAATCATTCAGGTCAGCGAAGACCCCAAAAGCGCCGAAATTAAATTTACCGCCACGCCCCAGGAGGCCAGCGAATATTTATGGGACTTTGGCGACGGCAACAGCTCCAACAAAGCCAACCCGGTGCATACCTTTGATTTAACCGAGACATCGGCCTTTACCGTGAACTTAACCGTCACCAAGGAGCCCTGTGTCGGCAAAGCCAGTCATGAACTGACCTTTGAGATTTGCAACGCCAACTTCACCGTTAAAGAAGTGGCGCGCTCCTTAGATAAAATCCGTTATGCCTTCACCCATCCCCAGGCCGCCAATACCCGAAGCTGGCAGCTGGATGAAGACATAGTGGTTGAAAACCTGGAAACGGTTGAGCACGACTACGAGCTGGCAGATACCCAGCGCGAAGTCACGGTGATCCTGAGCATAGCCCAGGACACCTGCAGCGACAGCAAATCGCAAACCATCACCATTCCTGCCCGGCGTGAAGTCTCCATCTTTATCGACCGACTGTTCTTATGCCACCAGGATGTGCACGAACCCATCACTTTCGATCCCCCGGGCGGCACCCCAAGAGGCAACGGCCTGGTGCTGATCGACGGCGACTATCACTTTTATCCGGGGCATCCCGATGTGCTGATCGGCGCCAATGAAATCAGCTATGAATACCAGGGTAAAACCGTATCCGTAATGGTGACCGTTGATGCGATAACACAGGAGTTTACCGCCATAATCAGCCAGATAGATGCCGATAATGCCAAAGCTAAGGTACAGTTTAAGGCGCCGCCGGGCATGGACTCCTACGCCTATAAGCTCGGGGACGGCACGGTTTCAGACCAGGCAATCGTTGATCATGTCTATGATATCAGCGCACAGACAGAATTTGACGTTGAACTGCAACTGATCAAAGGCGCCTGTGAAGTCACGCAAACCAAGAAGATGCTCCTTAGCCCTTGCAGCGCCGAGTTCACTTACCGCGTACTTGAAGATAGCACCAGTACAGGTGAGAAGATCATCCTGGAATATACCATGCTGGCAACCGGCGGCAAAGAGTATCAGTTAACCGATGAACTGGGCAGCATAAAATCCAATGGCAGGGTATTCAAACGGACTTACCCTTTAGGCGAACTGCCGCGTGAAATACCGGTGACCATGAAACTGGACAAGCCTCCCTGCCTGGCAACCTTTACCCAAATGGTTGCCATACCGGCATTCCAGCCCTTGCTGGTAGATCTGGATGTCACAGAATTTGTCTGGTGTGATAAGCAGGCATACCGGATCAAAACTAATGTCAGTGGCGGCAAGGCTTCCGGCCCCGGCGTTCGTGAAGACAGCGAAGGCTTTACCTTTACCCCGGCCCTCGCCAATACCGGCGGCGAAGTCACCATCAGTTACCTCCTGGGCGATCGCGTTAAAAACTTAACCGTCAAGTTGATCAAACCCCAGGCATCCTTTGGCGTCATCAGCATAGATAAGGTCGATAACGGTCTTTACGATGTAAAACTGGTGAACAACTCGAAAGATCACAACAGTGCCAAATGGCTGTTTTCTCCCGGCGGCAGTTCAACCAATAACGAAGAAGTCATGGTATTTCAACTCCAGGAAGTGGAGTCGGGCCAGGCAGTTAAAGCAACACTCACCGTTGCCTGGGACGGCAAGTGTGCCAATTCCATGGAGAAAGTCTTCCATGTACCGTTTGATATCATCCGCATAGATACGGATACCCCGCTTGATACCCTGAATAACCTCAGGATCAACGAGCCTTTTGTTAAAGTCATTCCAGAATCGAGCGGGCTCACAGAAAAAACCATGAGTACAGTCAACCTGGTGAAAGAAGACTTCACCAGCGGGCTCAAAGCCGAAACTTATGTTTCGGGAAAAAGAAATCCGGAGCTCAGTGAAACCCTGGATCCGCTGTTGAAATCAACACAAACCCAGCTGATGAAAGTCGCGGTTAACGAAAACCCTGAAATGGCGCAGCTGGGCTACCCCTTAATGTTAACTCAGGTAAATCTTGTTTTGGACCTGGTGACTGTGATGTCAGACGATCTGAAAGCAGAAGATCCTATGAATAACACCTTAAAACAGATAGGCAGCTCGCTTGGCACCCTGATGGAAACTGGTATCGAGTTAAATAAAGACAATGTGCTATCGGATAAGTTAATTCAAGTGAGAAAAGAAAATGCGGCTAAACCCAATGTGCTGGCCGCCATAACCAAGATTGAGAGCCTGATGGGCTGA
- a CDS encoding GPW/gp25 family protein has product MSEENPFLGTGWGFPPTFTKDTRSVGMTSGVEDINKSLEILLSTSLGERIMHPTYGCNLKDYLFEPLDQSLDAFLKDLIKTAILYFEPRILLEKISLEPVSLEGRVTITLDYRVRSTNSRYNFVLPFYLNEGATAP; this is encoded by the coding sequence ATGAGTGAAGAAAATCCTTTCTTAGGCACAGGCTGGGGTTTCCCACCAACCTTTACCAAAGATACCCGCTCGGTAGGCATGACCAGTGGCGTGGAAGATATTAATAAAAGCCTGGAAATCTTACTCTCCACTTCTTTGGGGGAGCGTATCATGCACCCGACTTATGGCTGCAACCTTAAGGATTATTTATTCGAGCCGTTGGATCAGTCGCTGGACGCATTTTTAAAAGACCTGATCAAAACCGCCATTTTATATTTTGAACCGAGAATTTTGCTGGAAAAAATCAGCCTGGAGCCGGTATCCCTTGAAGGCCGGGTCACCATCACCCTGGATTACCGGGTACGCAGCACTAATTCCCGTTATAACTTTGTATTACCGTTTTATCTCAATGAAGGCGCGACAGCGCCGTAA
- a CDS encoding PAAR domain-containing protein: MPAAARVGDVSTHGGTIVGPGEATVLIGKMPAAVLGDTHVCPIPPPPHIPVTPLVLSSATVLIGGKPAVRVGDTCICGASAAIGEPTVIIG; encoded by the coding sequence ATGCCAGCAGCAGCCAGAGTCGGCGATGTTTCAACCCACGGCGGTACTATCGTCGGACCGGGAGAAGCGACCGTGCTTATCGGCAAAATGCCCGCCGCCGTGCTCGGAGACACGCACGTCTGCCCTATTCCGCCACCGCCGCATATTCCGGTGACGCCGCTGGTGTTATCAAGCGCGACTGTGCTTATCGGCGGTAAACCCGCGGTGCGTGTCGGCGATACCTGCATCTGCGGCGCATCGGCGGCCATAGGCGAACCGACAGTGATAATAGGCTGA
- a CDS encoding DUF5908 family protein, which produces MPVEIRELVIKAYIEGTGEEGTQSSSAMDKEEIISDCMEQISELLKEKLER; this is translated from the coding sequence ATGCCGGTAGAAATAAGGGAGTTAGTGATCAAGGCCTATATCGAAGGTACAGGAGAAGAAGGAACACAGAGCAGCAGCGCCATGGACAAGGAAGAAATTATCAGCGACTGCATGGAGCAAATCAGCGAGCTGCTTAAAGAAAAACTGGAAAGATAA
- a CDS encoding phage tail protein, with product MADYPLAAFHYQVEWGGEKMSFSEVSGLNIEIQMIEYRAGDEPQSEARKRPGISKYGNITMKKGILAADNKFFDWLDATPANKLADRKDIIISLLNEAHEPVMVWKAINAFPVKVEGPGLKSTGNEVAIESIEVAIEKLTIENG from the coding sequence ATGGCCGACTATCCATTAGCCGCATTTCACTACCAGGTAGAATGGGGTGGTGAAAAAATGTCCTTCTCGGAAGTTTCGGGACTGAACATAGAAATACAAATGATCGAATACCGTGCAGGCGACGAACCCCAAAGCGAAGCCAGGAAAAGACCGGGGATCTCCAAGTACGGCAATATCACCATGAAAAAAGGCATTTTGGCTGCCGACAACAAGTTCTTCGATTGGCTTGATGCCACCCCGGCCAATAAGCTCGCAGACCGCAAGGACATCATTATTTCGTTGTTAAACGAAGCCCATGAGCCGGTCATGGTGTGGAAAGCCATCAATGCCTTCCCGGTGAAAGTGGAAGGCCCTGGCCTTAAATCCACCGGCAATGAAGTGGCGATTGAGTCCATCGAAGTGGCCATCGAAAAACTGACCATAGAGAACGGATAA
- the vgrG gene encoding type VI secretion system tip protein VgrG, with translation MSDERVIPLPDFGDLASFTVKVDGAELSPETHVANIIIRKEYNKIANATLVVLDGDAAQQDFAESNSDIFIPGKEVEVLAGYHSDEAQVFKGLIISQGLKVRKNKPAQLIVECKDKAIHMTGARNSRYFSEMKDSEIIEELSGAYGVETDIEATDISHKEMVQYNCTDWDFILTRAEANSKLVTTDDGKLTVAGADLGQEPVLSLNYGSTLMEFEASMDARNQIPASKSESWDYASQEIIEEEGSDPGLNEAGNLSAADLAKVLEYDSLNLKHTGKVADQELKSWSDARIYRSRLAKTLGRARCQGFGEIKPGTLVEFSGVGDRFNGKHLITAIRHQINTDNWTSDIGFGMPVNWFADKLDIMERPASALLPGVRGLQIGICKQIGEDPDGEDRILITLPIINPDGDGVWARISTLDAGDNRGSFFRPEIDDEVLVGFLNDDPRDPIVLGMLNSSSKPAPLTGSDDNHEKGWVTRSEMKMIFDDDKVSYTLETPKGNKVVLSEDSGSILVEDENGNKMEMTSDGILIDSPGDINIKAAGDVNIEGTNCNIKASAEFKAEGGAGAEMSTSAIAVVKGSLVQIN, from the coding sequence ATGAGCGACGAACGTGTCATCCCCCTGCCGGACTTTGGCGATCTCGCCAGCTTCACGGTAAAAGTAGACGGCGCCGAGCTTAGCCCGGAGACCCATGTCGCCAATATCATTATCCGCAAAGAATACAACAAGATAGCCAATGCAACCTTAGTAGTGCTTGACGGCGACGCCGCCCAGCAGGACTTTGCCGAAAGCAATTCCGATATTTTCATCCCGGGTAAGGAAGTGGAAGTGCTTGCCGGTTATCACTCGGATGAAGCCCAGGTGTTTAAGGGACTTATCATCAGCCAGGGGCTTAAAGTCAGAAAAAACAAACCGGCGCAGCTGATCGTCGAATGTAAAGATAAAGCCATTCATATGACGGGGGCACGCAACAGCCGCTATTTTAGTGAGATGAAAGACAGCGAGATCATCGAGGAGCTCTCCGGCGCCTACGGCGTAGAAACCGATATTGAAGCCACCGACATCAGCCACAAGGAAATGGTGCAGTACAATTGCACCGACTGGGACTTTATCCTCACCCGCGCCGAAGCCAACAGCAAGCTGGTGACCACAGACGACGGCAAACTAACAGTTGCAGGCGCCGACCTCGGCCAGGAGCCGGTATTAAGCCTGAATTACGGCTCTACCTTAATGGAATTTGAAGCCTCGATGGACGCCCGCAACCAGATCCCGGCCAGCAAAAGCGAATCATGGGACTACGCCAGCCAGGAAATCATCGAAGAAGAAGGCTCAGATCCCGGCCTGAACGAAGCCGGCAACCTCAGCGCCGCAGACCTTGCCAAAGTACTGGAATACGACAGCCTCAACCTCAAACATACCGGTAAAGTTGCCGATCAGGAGTTGAAATCCTGGTCTGATGCGAGGATTTACCGCAGCCGATTGGCCAAAACCCTGGGGCGCGCCCGTTGCCAGGGCTTTGGCGAAATAAAACCCGGCACACTGGTGGAATTCTCCGGAGTCGGCGACCGCTTTAACGGCAAGCACCTGATCACCGCCATCCGCCACCAGATTAACACCGACAACTGGACTTCGGATATCGGCTTTGGCATGCCCGTCAACTGGTTTGCCGATAAGCTCGATATCATGGAACGACCCGCTTCCGCCCTGCTGCCCGGCGTTCGTGGCCTGCAAATCGGCATCTGCAAACAAATCGGCGAAGACCCCGACGGCGAAGACAGGATTTTGATCACTCTGCCGATCATCAATCCCGACGGCGACGGCGTCTGGGCACGTATATCCACGTTAGATGCCGGTGATAACCGCGGCTCTTTTTTCCGCCCGGAGATAGACGACGAGGTACTGGTGGGCTTTCTCAATGACGATCCCCGCGATCCTATCGTGCTGGGCATGCTCAACAGCAGTTCGAAGCCTGCGCCGCTGACCGGCAGCGACGACAACCATGAAAAAGGCTGGGTGACCCGCAGCGAAATGAAAATGATCTTTGACGACGATAAAGTCAGCTACACCCTGGAAACCCCCAAGGGCAACAAAGTCGTGCTCAGTGAAGACAGCGGCAGCATTTTAGTGGAAGACGAAAACGGCAATAAGATGGAAATGACCTCGGACGGCATTTTGATAGACAGCCCCGGGGATATCAATATCAAGGCCGCCGGTGATGTCAACATCGAAGGTACAAACTGCAATATCAAGGCATCGGCAGAATTTAAAGCCGAAGGCGGCGCGGGGGCGGAAATGAGTACCAGCGCCATTGCCGTAGTGAAAGGTTCATTGGTGCAAATAAACTAG
- a CDS encoding phage tail protein codes for MAAYYPPAGFNFRVEFEFLAGETQDIHFQEVSGLAAEITTEELVEGGENRFNHRLPTRAKYANLILKRGLLTDSKLIDWITHAVENLEANPGVAGQEPTSVYVTLLNEEQKPVADTYSFVRAWPVKWSVSDFKAMDNSLVIETLELSYQYFEKTKLS; via the coding sequence ATGGCCGCCTATTATCCGCCCGCCGGGTTTAACTTTCGCGTTGAATTTGAGTTTTTAGCCGGTGAAACCCAGGACATACATTTTCAGGAAGTGTCCGGCCTGGCGGCGGAAATAACCACGGAAGAGCTGGTGGAGGGAGGAGAAAACCGCTTTAACCACCGCCTGCCTACCCGGGCCAAATACGCCAATTTGATTTTAAAACGCGGGCTGTTAACCGACTCGAAATTAATCGACTGGATCACCCATGCGGTGGAAAACCTGGAGGCGAACCCCGGGGTTGCCGGACAGGAGCCGACCTCGGTCTATGTCACCCTGCTTAATGAAGAGCAAAAGCCGGTGGCAGATACCTACAGTTTTGTTCGCGCCTGGCCGGTGAAATGGTCGGTCTCGGACTTTAAGGCCATGGATAACTCCCTGGTGATAGAAACACTGGAGCTGAGTTACCAGTACTTTGAAAAAACTAAGTTGAGTTGA
- a CDS encoding CIS tube protein: protein MAATGELKKLKIEPYTKLDYSAKADCGDFIAMFNPNTYKQKYEVEYQPVQGQGTTGSTQKFGKIKPQEYSFDFVFDGTGVSSDKKEVADEIEHFLVVTGKNNGDIHRPHYLKISWGSLISKCVLKSADISYNLFRPDGKPLRAKVTATFAENIDDALRVAEEGNNSPDLTHVRTVHQGDTLPLMTYRIYGDSKYYLAVAKANNITNFRHLQVGRSIYFPPLNQKAGK, encoded by the coding sequence ATGGCAGCAACAGGTGAATTAAAAAAACTCAAAATCGAGCCCTATACCAAATTGGACTACAGTGCCAAGGCGGACTGCGGCGATTTTATTGCCATGTTCAACCCCAACACCTATAAGCAAAAATATGAGGTGGAATACCAGCCGGTCCAGGGACAAGGCACTACCGGAAGTACCCAGAAATTCGGCAAAATAAAGCCTCAGGAATACAGCTTCGACTTTGTCTTCGACGGCACCGGCGTCTCCTCGGATAAAAAAGAAGTCGCCGATGAAATCGAACATTTCCTGGTGGTCACCGGCAAAAACAACGGCGATATTCACCGCCCCCATTACCTCAAGATTTCCTGGGGCTCGCTGATCTCCAAATGCGTACTCAAATCCGCCGATATCAGCTATAACCTGTTCCGCCCCGACGGCAAGCCGCTGCGGGCAAAAGTCACCGCCACCTTTGCCGAGAATATCGACGATGCCCTGCGGGTAGCCGAAGAAGGCAATAACTCCCCGGACTTAACCCATGTGCGCACGGTACACCAGGGAGATACCCTGCCGCTGATGACCTACCGTATCTATGGCGACAGTAAATATTACCTGGCGGTGGCCAAGGCCAATAACATTACCAACTTTCGGCATCTGCAAGTAGGACGCTCAATTTACTTTCCACCGCTGAATCAAAAGGCAGGCAAATGA